The Caldisericia bacterium genome segment ATGATGACCTAATGCCCTAATTATTAAACCAATACTTGATGTAGTTTTTCCCTTTCCATCACCAGTATAACAATGAATTAAACCTAACTCATTCATTATTCACCTCTTTTAATTTTTGAATATTTAATTGATAATTTTTTGATATCACCATTTCCAAAATCAACTACAATATAAGGATTTATATTGTCATTTACAATTTCAATAATTTTTCCATATCCAAATTCATCATGATAAATAATATCATTTTTATTAAATTTTATTTCAACTGGTTTTACAGAATTTTGAAAACTTAAATTGTTATATTGTAAATTTTCTTTATTTTCATCTGTTTCATTCAAATTTTCAAAATACTTTGAAGGTATTTCTTTAATAAATCTTGATAAATCTGGAAAATCAGGAATACCTCTTCTTGTTCTCCTTAAAGAATAAGTAAAATAAAGATCTTCTTTTGCTCTTGTCATTGCAACATAAAAAAGTCTTCTTTCTTCCTCAATATCGTCTTTTGATAATAAAGACTTAAAATGAGGAAAAAGTCCTTCTTCTAAACCAACAATAAAAACTGTATGAAATTCTAAACCTTTTGCTGAATGAACAGTCATAAGTGTTATTTTTTCTGAAGAATCAATAGTATCAACATCACTTATTAATGAAATATATTGAAGAAAATCTTCAAGATTTTTACTTTGTGTTCTTTCATAAAATTCTTTTATTATATTTAAAAATTCATATATATTTTCTTTTCTTTCTTCATCAAGTTCTTCAATAAAATTTGTATCATTCAAAATTGAATCTACTAAATTAAAAACATCATCCTTTTTAACTTTCCAACTTTTATAATTTTTTAGAAAATTTTTTAAACCTAATTCTATTTTTTTATTTTTTATCTCTAATAAAACGCTTTCAATCGTCTCTTCAAGAGAATATCCATTTTCTAAATAATTTTTAATCTTTTCAAAAGTCTTCTCACCTATACCAATCTTCGGAAAATTAAAAACTCTCTCAAGTGACAAAAAATCTTTATCATTTAAAATTATTCTTAAATATGAAATTATATCCTTTATCTCTTTTCTTTGATAAAATTTAATTCCACCAACTAATCTATATGGAATATTTTTAAGAATCAAAAAATCTTCAAAATTTCTTGATTGAGCATTTGTTCTATATAAAATTGCAATTTCATTTGGTTTAATTCCTGAGTTTATTAATTCTTCGATTTTATTAACGACAAATCTTGCCTCATCTATTTCATTTAAAGCAGAATAGAGTTTAATTTTATTTCCTCCCTCTTTTATTGCAACGAGTGGTTTCTCTTCTCTTTTTTTATTTTTAGAAATTAATTCTTTTGCAGCATTAACAATTAATTCTCTACTCCTATAATTTTCTGCAAGATAAACAACTTTAACATTATCAAAATCATCTTTGAATTGTAGCATTAGTTCTGAACTAGAACCTCTAAATCTATATATACTTTGATCATCGTCTCCAACAACAAAAATATTTTTATTATATTTTGTTATTGCTTTTAAAAGTTTATGTTGTGATGGATTTATATCTTGATATTCATCAACAAGGATAAATTTAAATTTTTCAGAATATACTCTCGCAAGGATATCATTTTCATTTAGGAGTTTTGTTACGAAGTTTATTAAATCATCAAAATCAAGCATATTTCCAATTTTTTTAATTTCTTCATATCTTAAAAAAATTCTCTTTATTACTTCTTCATAGCCATCTCTTGGTTTAAAATCTTCAACAAAATATCCTCTTGATTTTATATAAGAAATTTTTGAAAAAATATCTTGTGGAATAAAGTAATTTTTAGATAGATCTAAAAATTTAATTGCTTCTTCGGTAATTTTTATTGAGTCTTCTTCATCAATTATTGAAAAATTTTTATCAAAACCTAAATGATAAATTTCGTCTCTTAATATTCTGGCGCAAATTGAATGAAAAGTTCCAATCCACATAAAATCTATGTTTTTATTTAAAAGTTTTTTTATTCTATCTTTCATCTCTTCTGCTGCCTTGTTAGTGAATGTAACAGCAAGAATATTCTTTGGATTAATTTTTAGTTCTTCTATTAAATATGCTACTCTAAAAGTAAGTGTTTTTGTTTTTCCACTTCCCGCTCCTGCAAAAACAAGAAGTGGCCCCTCTGTATGAAGAACTGCTTCTTTTTGATTTTCATTTAATTCTTTTTCTATCAAATTAAGTATAAATCCCATATTACCAAAATAAGTATAACATAACACAAAAAATTATATTTAAATAATATATAGTAAGAATAAAAATTCTTACAAAATAAATTAATTATGAATTTTAAAAATTAATTTTAATTATTTTAATATTTTACTCCTCTTTCTTTTTAGTTTTGCAACCACTCCTTTTTGAAGTTTTTTTCTCTTTCTTTTCTTTGTTTGTTTTTGTTTCTGATTTTTTTGTTGCTTTTCTTGGTGACATTTTTAACCTCCTAAATTAATTTAAAAATATTTTTAATTTAAATTTAATATATTTTTCTAAAAAATCAATACATTACATTAAGGAATAACCTTTCCCCAATTTTGAGCTAATATTATTAAATCAATTCCATTAATTATTAAATCACCATTAAAATCACAATTTGGATTCCAGTTCAAGTCTTGAGGAGTGGAGCCAAAAGCCTGCATTAATAATATCAAATCAAGACCATTTACAATTTTATCTCCATTTACATCACCTCTAACTCCACCAGATGCAGAAATTTTTATATTATTAATAAAAACTTTACATGGAATATAATTTGGTACTGAATTATATAAATTCAAATTAGCAATCTTAATAGATGTATCTCCTTCTTTTATACTTCTAAATGTTATTGTGAATAGTGTACCATTACCACTTATACCTTTAATTTGAGGTCTAACTGCTTGCAATATCACATAACCTTCAAGATTATAAATTTTATAAGAAACTATTGGTGTTATATTATCACTTGAGATAAAACTACCTCCTTTAATTTCTTCAACTTGCATAAATTCTGGGTCAAAAAGTATATACATACTTAGTGAAACAAGATCAGTAACATTATTAATATTGATGTCAATGTTAAATAGTTCTCCATTTGTAACATTAATTTGAGATGGTAAAAGAGCAATAGTTGTAGCACTTTCATCATAAAGGGATACAATTAAATTTTGTGCTCTAACTTTTCCTCCACTTTCTCCTTTTACAACAAATTTGTATGTCCCAGAATTTATATTAGTTGGGAACTCTATCTTTAAATATGAAGTATCTATAACATATGGAATTGTTTCTGGAACGAAACTATAAATTATACCCTGAGGTATAGGTCCATCTTGTAATTCAAGTTTTAAATTAACATTATCTTTAAAAATATTGTCTCTTTTTATTTTAACAATATAAAATAAAGTGCCTCCTTTTGTTACACTTCTTTCTAATGGAGGTTCTATTTCAATCTTAAAATCTCCGGTTGGTTTAACTAAAACATTTAAATTTATTGTTGTTGTGAAACTTTTACCTCCACCTCTTCCAACTAATGTAATAAGATATGAATTTGCTGGTGTTGTATCTTGTGTTGCAATTGTTAAAGTAGAAGTCTGACCTGGATAAATTTCTTGTGGTGAAAATCTTACTTCACTATTTAGTGGAGGATTTAATAAACTTAATTTAACTTTTGTATTAAAACCACCAACACCTTCTAAAGATATTCTAAATATTCCAGTCTCACCTTGATAGATGTTGTTTTTGTTTAAAATATTTGAAACATTTAAAATAAAGGAGCCTTCTACTTGAGGTTTAACAAGTAAAGTTACATCTTTTGTTCTTATAATTGAACCACTTACTCCTTTAATTCTTAAAGTGTAAGATTGAGGTATTGTTGTAAGAATTGCTCTAACTATTAATTTTGAGTTTGGAAATGACGAATTAATAGCTGAAGGATTAAATTCATATTGAATTCCAGGTGGTGGATTTTCAATTGAAAGAGATATTGTATCAGTAAATCCTCCATATGGTGTAAAAGATATGTTAAATGTAAATTCATCATCTCCAACATATATTTCTCCCTTATCAGGATTTACATTTAATGAAAAATATGGCTCGACATTCACTGAAAGACGTATATTTCTTAATCTTCTTGAAACCAAACTTTTTGCCACAATTCTCATATTATAAGTTCCAGAGGAAACTCCCTCAGGTATATTTATTTTTAAAGTAGAAGTTTTAATCTCATTTGTTAGAATTTTAGGTTCAAAATTGTATATTAAATTTGCTGGTGCATTTTCAAGAGTTAATTCTACGCTACCTGAAAAATTGCTAAAAGGTATTAAATTTATTGTAAAAGAGACTTCTCCACCAACATAACTTATTTGAGTATCAGGTGTAACATTTATATCAAAATCATTTTCAAAAAATGCATAAAGGTAATGATCTTGAGATACAACAAATATTCCACCTTCTGCAATAGCAGGAGAAGACTGAATTTCTCCTTGTGTTTCATATTCCCATATCTTTTCTCCTGTTCTTCTATTTAAACCATAGATTTTTTTGTCATTAGATCCAAAATAAATATAATTTCCAGAAATTGCTGCAGAACTTTCAATTTTTCCACCTGTTTGAAATGGAAACCCACCCCTAATAGTACCTGTTGTTTTTTCAATTGAATAAAATCTACCTAGTTCATCACCAATATATATTGAATCATCGCCAACAGATGCTGTTGCAGAAAATTGACTGTTTGTTGAAAACTCTCTTACAAAAGAAAGAAGAGTTGTTAAGAAAACTATTTTGCCATTCTCAAATGAATAAGATGATTTTATAGGAATATATAGGTAATTTCCATCAGTGGAAATTGATGAATAATTTTGAAACGCGGTAATTCCAGTAGGTTTATAATATGGAATTGGAGAAACACCACTCAGAACATCTATTGCATATACTAAACCATCAAAAGTTAATACATAAACTGAACCACCAAGATAACATGGAGAACCTTTTACTCCATGATTTGAAAGTGGGAATCTCCAAATAAGCCCACCAGTTTCTGGATCTAAAGCATAAACATAGGATTCTAAACCATTAGTTGCAAAAACAATTCTATTTTCAGCAATTATAGGGGAACCCTCTGCCTGACCTCTGAAAATTGTTGGGTTATTTGCATCAGAAAATTCCCAAATTTTTTCACCAGTAAGAGCATTAATTGCATAAATACCACTATTTTTATTTACATCGCCACCAGAACATACATAAATTTTTCCGTTATAAAATAGAGGTGATCCATCTATTATATTTGGTGTTTGAAAAATCCATTTAGGCTGCCAATTACCACCATTAATAACAACATTTTTTGCATCATTTATACTAAATGCATAAACTTTACCTTGAGCATCTCCAACATAAACATATCCATTTGCAACAATTGGAGATGATTTTGAATTTGTTGAAAGTTGACTCTTTGCAACAGGATCATCTTTTTTTGGTAATTTATTTGGATCTATTTCAATATCTGCAAATCCTGTATGTTTTGAATCTTTCATAAATGTTGTCCACATAGACCCCTGATTTATATTTCCTTTAACATTAAATTTTCCCAAAGATAGAACTAAAACTAAAATAAAAATTGTTAATAAAATTTTACTTCTCATTTTTCCTCCTAATTAATAACCAGGATATGTTATTGTTATAATTTGCAAATCAGGATCCCAATCAACTTTAGCACCAAGTGCTTCTGAGACAAATCTTAATGGAACAACAGTTCTACCACCACCTATTTCTGGAATTTCTATTACTTTCGGTGGTACTTCAAGGTAATATCTCTCATTATTAACAAGTGCTTCTTTTTTTCCAATCCAAAGCACCACTGTTTTATTTTCAAGTGTGATGGTTATTTTTTGTTCTTTTGCATCCCAGGCAACATTTGCACCAAATGATTCAGCAATAAATCTTAGCGGAACCAAAGTTCTTCCATTTTCAATAAATGGAGCAAGTTCAAGAATTATTGTTTTATCATTCAATACAGCCATGAGATTCCCAATTTGTAATCTAATAATTGTTCTTGATTTATATTTTATTGTTAAAACTTTTACTGTTTCATTTCCTGCCCTATCAATCGCTTTAACTTCGATTTTGTTTAATCCATCTTCAAGTGAGTATGAAATTTTGAATTCTCCAGTTTGTTGATCAGATTGGGTAGATATATCCTTCACTTTTACAGTTATTCCAGGTTCAGTTTTTCCTTTTATTTCGATTATTTTCTCTAAAACCTCAGTGTTTGACAAGGGCGAAATAATTTCAAGTTGAGGTGGTGTAATATCAATTTTGAAAGTGTATGTTAAAATATTTGATTCATTTCCTGCCTCATCTTTTACTTTAACAGAAAATGTATGATCACCCTCTTTTAAGTTAGGTGTTAAAAATTTAGTAATTTTTTTCCAATCACTCCAAGAAGAATCATCTAATTTATAAGAATATAGTAAATTTTCTGAAAGTGTTTTATCATCACTACCCTCCCAT includes the following:
- a CDS encoding 3'-5' exonuclease, which encodes MGFILNLIEKELNENQKEAVLHTEGPLLVFAGAGSGKTKTLTFRVAYLIEELKINPKNILAVTFTNKAAEEMKDRIKKLLNKNIDFMWIGTFHSICARILRDEIYHLGFDKNFSIIDEEDSIKITEEAIKFLDLSKNYFIPQDIFSKISYIKSRGYFVEDFKPRDGYEEVIKRIFLRYEEIKKIGNMLDFDDLINFVTKLLNENDILARVYSEKFKFILVDEYQDINPSQHKLLKAITKYNKNIFVVGDDDQSIYRFRGSSSELMLQFKDDFDNVKVVYLAENYRSRELIVNAAKELISKNKKREEKPLVAIKEGGNKIKLYSALNEIDEARFVVNKIEELINSGIKPNEIAILYRTNAQSRNFEDFLILKNIPYRLVGGIKFYQRKEIKDIISYLRIILNDKDFLSLERVFNFPKIGIGEKTFEKIKNYLENGYSLEETIESVLLEIKNKKIELGLKNFLKNYKSWKVKKDDVFNLVDSILNDTNFIEELDEERKENIYEFLNIIKEFYERTQSKNLEDFLQYISLISDVDTIDSSEKITLMTVHSAKGLEFHTVFIVGLEEGLFPHFKSLLSKDDIEEERRLFYVAMTRAKEDLYFTYSLRRTRRGIPDFPDLSRFIKEIPSKYFENLNETDENKENLQYNNLSFQNSVKPVEIKFNKNDIIYHDEFGYGKIIEIVNDNINPYIVVDFGNGDIKKLSIKYSKIKRGE
- a CDS encoding PQQ-binding-like beta-propeller repeat protein, giving the protein MRSKILLTIFILVLVLSLGKFNVKGNINQGSMWTTFMKDSKHTGFADIEIDPNKLPKKDDPVAKSQLSTNSKSSPIVANGYVYVGDAQGKVYAFSINDAKNVVINGGNWQPKWIFQTPNIIDGSPLFYNGKIYVCSGGDVNKNSGIYAINALTGEKIWEFSDANNPTIFRGQAEGSPIIAENRIVFATNGLESYVYALDPETGGLIWRFPLSNHGVKGSPCYLGGSVYVLTFDGLVYAIDVLSGVSPIPYYKPTGITAFQNYSSISTDGNYLYIPIKSSYSFENGKIVFLTTLLSFVREFSTNSQFSATASVGDDSIYIGDELGRFYSIEKTTGTIRGGFPFQTGGKIESSAAISGNYIYFGSNDKKIYGLNRRTGEKIWEYETQGEIQSSPAIAEGGIFVVSQDHYLYAFFENDFDINVTPDTQISYVGGEVSFTINLIPFSNFSGSVELTLENAPANLIYNFEPKILTNEIKTSTLKINIPEGVSSGTYNMRIVAKSLVSRRLRNIRLSVNVEPYFSLNVNPDKGEIYVGDDEFTFNISFTPYGGFTDTISLSIENPPPGIQYEFNPSAINSSFPNSKLIVRAILTTIPQSYTLRIKGVSGSIIRTKDVTLLVKPQVEGSFILNVSNILNKNNIYQGETGIFRISLEGVGGFNTKVKLSLLNPPLNSEVRFSPQEIYPGQTSTLTIATQDTTPANSYLITLVGRGGGKSFTTTINLNVLVKPTGDFKIEIEPPLERSVTKGGTLFYIVKIKRDNIFKDNVNLKLELQDGPIPQGIIYSFVPETIPYVIDTSYLKIEFPTNINSGTYKFVVKGESGGKVRAQNLIVSLYDESATTIALLPSQINVTNGELFNIDININNVTDLVSLSMYILFDPEFMQVEEIKGGSFISSDNITPIVSYKIYNLEGYVILQAVRPQIKGISGNGTLFTITFRSIKEGDTSIKIANLNLYNSVPNYIPCKVFINNIKISASGGVRGDVNGDKIVNGLDLILLMQAFGSTPQDLNWNPNCDFNGDLIINGIDLIILAQNWGKVIP
- a CDS encoding stalk domain-containing protein codes for the protein MKKSLFVFLIILLSSTLFLSFKFQTPKIYIDPKNMTVLSGEIRSFDIRISNVTDLYGVSFDINIPLSNLIVEDSFISESKEDETNFLAKDKRNIVLLKAIKQSENRVIVGISRIGQINGISGSGLLLNVKVKGGNIGSYDVSLNNIYLFDSKMRQIQVDTSDANIKITVYPVDTTPPTIKFIKTPPSETNQTLSIEFQWEGSDDKTLSENLLYSYKLDDSSWSDWKKITKFLTPNLKEGDHTFSVKVKDEAGNESNILTYTFKIDITPPQLEIISPLSNTEVLEKIIEIKGKTEPGITVKVKDISTQSDQQTGEFKISYSLEDGLNKIEVKAIDRAGNETVKVLTIKYKSRTIIRLQIGNLMAVLNDKTIILELAPFIENGRTLVPLRFIAESFGANVAWDAKEQKITITLENKTVVLWIGKKEALVNNERYYLEVPPKVIEIPEIGGGRTVVPLRFVSEALGAKVDWDPDLQIITITYPGY